The proteins below come from a single Chrysoperla carnea chromosome 1, inChrCarn1.1, whole genome shotgun sequence genomic window:
- the LOC123305425 gene encoding quinone oxidoreductase-like protein 2 codes for MLSNCRIIVNIAKPLRNLSIIFPRHKHDRNYSTVKAVVFKELEKPLEICEINLPTKLKEDEVRIKVHYCCVDSIGSRYKDREGGNFIPGYEIAGEVIEIGEKVQPATAIVGETVAALSLENYGGLAQECIVNSTDVFRLPSNVEPQKAAVLIFAHSTALYAFSRFCNPPPNEKSKFLISCGSAGFGLAALDIAAGIYKAKVLGVTNSEERAEIMRNRGAFGALSINEKKFKEQVLKRMGNAEVDVAYDGLGGEILKKMMSCVKMGGTILSVRDEKDTIIKPPVNTFFSIISLPRLRIQNNNLYRQVILDTLELADQGVLSPYISSTYKLSEVNDAIDFIKAKKSMGKTLIEM; via the exons ATGTTATCTAATTGtagaattattgtaaatattgcaaAACCATTAAGAAACTTGTCTATTATATTTCCTAGACACAAACATGATAGAAATTATAGTACTGTTAAAGCTGTTGTTTTTAAAGAGTTAGAAAAGCCATTAGAAATTTGTGAGATAAATTTACCtacaaaattaaaagaagaTGAAGTCCGTATTAAAGTTCATTATTGTTGTGTGGATTCAATTGGTTCTAGATATAAGGACCGAGAAGGTGGAAATTTTATTCCAGGCTATGAAATAGCGGGGGAAGTTATTGAAATAGGTGAAAAAGTTCAGCCGGCAACAGCTATTGTTGGAGAAACCGTTGCAGCTTTAAGCTTGGAAAACTATGGTGGTTTAGCACAAGAATGCATA GTAAACTCAACTGATGTATTTCGTTTACCTTCTAACGTTGAACCGCAAAAAGCTGCAGTTTTAATATTTGCTCATTCAACCGCACTTTATGCATTTTCAAGATTTTGTAACCCTCCACCAAACGAAAAATCTAAATTTCTTATATCATGCGGATCCGCAGGATTTGGTTTAGCTGCTTTAGATATTGCAGCCGGTATTTATAAAGCAAag GTTTTAGGAGTGACCAATTCTGAAGAAAGAGCCGAAATAATGCGGAATCGAGGAGCGTTTGGAGCATTaagtataaatgaaaaaaagtttaaagaacAAGTGTTGAAACGCATGGGAAATGCAGAAGTTGATGTTGCTTATGATGGCCTTGGTGgtgaaattttgaagaaaatgatgTCTTG tgTAAAAATGGGCGGTACAATTTTAAGTGTACGAGATGAGAAAGATACAATTATTAAACCACcagtaaatacatttttttctattataagtTTACCACGTCTAcgaatacaaaacaataatttatatcgtcaagtaatattAGATACATTGGAATTAGCCGATCAAGGTGTGCTATCACCCTATATTAGTTCAACATACAAATTATCAGAAGTAAACGATGCGATTGATTTTAtcaaagcaaaaaaatcaatgggtaaaacattaattgaaatg
- the LOC123292625 gene encoding sodium channel protein Nach-like — MHLKKVHFGNSYPDYTNFSLVQIPRLKFIQAKVKNDKNSTFPRRIGFERSNAPVQDSFGQKIKRVGTEFLVLFFNSSSIHGLNHLTQFSRHPVEIIIWLFIVGMALFGVVYLSLGTWQRYQINPTVISMERDRFGWNTSFPPATICPTIKMNEQKLRNEIGKYNFSDNEKAMEFITKLAHVNYSSLTSIDFPDFNEIEMSNSGSTGDQFQLEKTITELGICYAFNSQLARYSAPDYWASGKWNQLYGNNTFYVHPLDGEVFANIVNMSTGFYMYMHGPEETIDLVTQGQFASNGFFLQMYLAASALFSTDSAKELTIQQRKCRFIHESNLRHSPAVYSYNLCRMECRIQLCLKKCKCIPHWYRPREGEKVCDIKGLQCLHQYKDLLIFLDTPGPGKSAEQEDSTIPKTHKSLCSCLPNCDYVKYVIEVADAREWFLGSNLQWGLKYYPRMRLKRDILFGFTDVLVYVGGMAGLFLGCSVLSFAEIIYFFTIRLFWFVIEYRKQTHIILNK; from the exons atgcatttaaaaaaggTGCATTTTGGAAATAGTTATCCtgattatactaattttagtttagTCCAAATACCACGTCTCAAGTTTATTCAAGctaaagtaaaaaatgataaaaatagtaCATTTCCAAGAAGAATTGGTTTTGAAAGATCAAATGCACCTGTGCAAGATAGTTTTGGTCAAAAGATAAAACGAGTTGGTACAGAATTTTtggtattgttttttaattctagttcAATACATGGGTTAAATCATTTGACGCAATTCTCACGACATCCAGTTGAAAT AATAATTTGGCTATTTATTGTTGGTATGGCTTTATTCGGTGTTGTATATTTAAGCCTGGGTACATGGCAGCGTTATCAAATTAACCCTACAGTTATTTCCATGGAGCGTGATAGATTTGGTTGGAATACTTCATTTCCACCAGCAACAATTTGCCCAACAATCAAAATGAATGAACAAAAACTACGAAATGAAATTGG TAAATACAATTTCTCTGATAACGAAAAAGCTAtggaatttataacaaaattggcTCATGTGAATTATTCAAGTCTTACAAGTATTGATTTTccagattttaatgaaattgaga TGTCAAATTCAGGTTCTACTGGTGATCAGtttcaattggaaaaaacaATTACAGAATTGGGTATTTGTTATGCTTTTAATTCACAATTAGCAAGATATTCAGCTCCTGA ttATTGGGCTAGTGGTAAATGGAATCAATTGTATGGAAACAACACATTCTACGTACATCCGTTAGATGGTGAAGTTTTTGCCAATATCGTTAACATGTCTACAGGATTCTac ATGTATATGCATGGACCAGAAGAAACCATTGATCTTGTTACACAAGGTCAATTTGCTTCTAATGGTTTCTTTTTACAAATGTATTTAGCAGCTTCAGCATTATTTAGCACTGATTCAGCTAAAGAATTGACAATTCAGCAACGAAAGTGTCGATTTATACATGAATCAAATCTGAGGCACAGTCCTGCAGTCTATAGTTATAACTTATGTCGAATGGAATGTCGAATTCagttatgtttgaaaaaatgtaaatgcATACCTCATTGGTATAGACCTCGtg AAGGTGAAAAGGTGTGTGACATTAAAGGACTCCAATGTCTACATCAATAcaaag atttGTTGATATTTCTTGACACACCGGGTCCTGGTAAATCAGCTGAACAAGAAGACTCTACCATACCAAAAACTCACAAATCATTGTGCAGTTGTTTACCAAATTGTGATTATGTTAAGTATGTAATTGAGGTAGCAGATGCACGAGAATGGTTTCTAGGATCAAATTTACAATGGGGCTTGAAATACTACCCACGGATGCGTTTAAAACGTgatattttatttggatttacTGATGTATTAG tgTATGTTGGAGGAATGGCAGGTTTGTTTTTAGGTTGCAGTGTGTTAAGTTTTGCAGAAATCATATATTTCTTTACTATTCGATTATTTTGGTTTGTAATTGAATATCGAAAACAAACACatatcattttaaacaaatag
- the LOC123292636 gene encoding sodium channel protein Nach-like, translating to MWLFFVIFALFGSITLSLDTWQRYQDNPIVISMERDKFSWNTSFPAATICPGYKINEKKLNEDIGQFKFTDNEKAMEFINALALANYSTFKDLPEFDEIDSSDYIKILMEYAFIFEPSVTNSGTSGVEYFLEKIITEMGVCYSFNSKLAKYSTMSYWNSNQWSVVPVNETFYVHPLDGEVFTNVVNMSTGFSIYIHGPEETVDITSANIFSENGFFLQVYLSALTLFTSYAAGNLSIQQRKCRFSYESNLAHSPVYSYTLCRIECRIQLCLKLCGCIPYFYRPRAGERICDVKGLRCLSNYADMLITLHNENALGDSQDLCQCLQNCDEVSYVVEFMETREWFLGSNLQWGLKEYPRMRLKRDVLFAFIDVLVYVGGMAGLFLGCSVLSFAEIFYFLTIRLYRFIIDYRNENKTIPKK from the exons ATGTGGCttttctttgttatttttgctttatttgGGTCAATAACGTTAAGTTTAGATACATGGCAACGTTATCAAGATAATCCAATTGTTATTTCAATGGAACGTGATAAATTTAGTTGGAATACCTCTTTTCCTGCTGCAACAATATGTCCgggttataaaattaatgagaaaaaGTTAAATGAGGATATTgg GCAGTTTAAATTTACTGACAATGAGAAAGCAATGGAATTTATAAATGCCTTAGCTTTGGCCAATTATAGCACATTCAAAGATTTAcctgaatttgatgaaattgatAGTTcagattatataaaaattctgatGGAATATGCTTTTATTTTTGAGCCATCTGTAACAAATTCAGGTACAAGTGGTGTTGAATATTTTCTAGAGAAAATTATTACTGAAATGGGTGTCTGCTATAGTTTTAATTCGAAATTAGCTAAATATTCGACTATGTC CTACTGGAACTCAAATCAATGGAGCGTAGTTCCTgtaaatgaaacattttatgtTCATCCGTTAGATGGTGAAGTATTTACAAACGTTGTAAACATGTCTACAGGTTTTTCT ATTTACATTCATGGCCCTGAAGAAACAGTTGATATTACTAGTGCAaacatattttctgaaaatggtTTCTTTTTGCAAGTATATTTATCTGCACTGACTTTATTTACAAGCTACGCTGCTGGAAATTTAAGTATACAACAAAGAAAATGTCGATTTTCATATGAATCAAATTTAGCACATAGTCCAGTTTATAGTTACACTTTGTGCCGAATTGAATGCCGAAttcaattatgtttaaaattatgcGGATGTATTCCTTATTTCTACAGACCACGAG ctgGAGAAAGAATATGTGACGTAAAAGGATTACGTTGTTTATCGAATTATGCTG ATATGCTTATAACACTTCATAATGAAAATGCACTGGGAGACTCACAAGATCTATGCCAATGTTTACAAAATTGCGATGAAGTCTCTTATGTTGTTGAATTTATGGAAACACGAGAATGGTTTTTGGGATCAAATTTACAATGGGGTTTAAAAGAATATCCACGAATGCGTTTAAAACGTGATGTGTTATTTGCCTTTATCGATGTACTTG tATATGTTGGCGGAATGGCTGGATTGTTTTTGGGTTGTAGCGTATTAAGTTTcgctgaaattttttactttttaactatACGTTTGTATCGGTTTATTATAGATTATCGAAATGAGAATAaaacaattccaaaaaaataa
- the LOC123296935 gene encoding myosin-VIIa-like translates to MSNNNNVFVVGDYIWVKVVANNENDIPSGCKIIGLDKNRVHVEDDNRNRAWVPLQQILRTMHVTSVRGVEDMITLGDLQEYAILRNLNLRYNQKLIYTYCGSMLVAINPYEILPIYTNHEIELYQNRKINELSPHIFAVGDSSYRAMKNDGEDQCIVISGESGAGKTESTKLILQYLAAIGGKHSWIEQQILEANPILEAFGNAKTVRNDNSSRFGKYIDINFNASGYIEGAQIEQYLLEKSRIVYQNIGERNYHIFYDLINGLTKDEKKKLELTNVTQYKYLNGGQTFDCDGRNENQELQTIKGAMKVLNFSDTEIWDIFKLLATILHLGNLKYQSSVVSNMDVAEINDSTNLTRIANFLGTTKSKLSEALTSKTIHTNTEKIITSMTQENAQQARDAFVKGIYGRLFIFIVEKINTATIRPKTLIKNSIGILDIFGFEHFKTNSFEQLCINYANENLQQFFVQHIFKMEQNEYIEEGIQWQHIDFIDNQQILDLIGQKPMNIMSLIDEESKFPKGTDLTMLAKFHDHHKNKNNYIKPKSDLNPSFGIEHFAGIVQYDVQGFLEKNRDTFHYDLKQLIQQCDNQFLQNLFKESNSDINQRSGLTTLSYQFRTSVDNLMKTLGACHPFFIRCIKPNEHKKPMEFDKTLCCRQLRYSGMMETARIRSAGYPIRYDYNDFVDRFRYLAHGIPPAHKTDCRSAAEKICSNVLPNDSDYQFGNTKIFLKTFHDDLLEKERSKILSRYILLIQKNIRMWIQRKRYLQLREATITIQKHFRARGYRQKYLIIKRGYYRLQAVIRSRQCSHEFQKIRNSIIKVQARCRGYLIRKCSKSAKDKERLKKTAMENESAKIDNKDVDAYVDDIFENVFRNESSSPISMENIRNDEDITNQIPRNPKEIPIQMPQNQIIEEDLSDFNFRKFAATYFANNLNHQYSKRTLKTSLLDLPDDTDILSAQALWITILRFMGDLPEPRYSTETEDNVPVMTQLLGTLNKNFANTKEYKEGLRQQLLRDGNGHADRQKIINLTLKHKDKLNNIVRLGLLEEEHIFQNYNNWLHSRRTTNLEKLHFIIGHGILKPELRDEIYCQICKQLTNNPTNSSHARGWILLSLCLGCFPPSPLFVNYLREFIRQGPPGYAPYCEKRLNRTFINGARTQPPSWIELQATKSKKPIMLSVYFMDDSKRNVLADSATTSEELVKQLAENIELRDKFGFSIFITIFDKVLSLGSSRDHIMDAISQCEQYAKEQGTQERVAPWRLYLRKEIFAPWYDPSLDSVATNLIYHQVIRGMKFGEYRCKTDGDIALIAAQQYYIDWNKMDSKLLHQAAPNYLPTYCLQSGSQSVGKWEKKIVSAYISCFSDQEKRTELEVKQNVVMFAKLTWPLLFSRYYESLKISGPELSKNEIVIGVNWTGVYFIDDQEHILLELSFVEIAQVKYVLNQNSTVHSFIITTIDKEEYVFHSPDAEDLSKLIDFFIDGLKKLSKFVVASQDYRHPGDVGSFLTLKKGDLICLEDNINGEMLMKSTWGYGECNGKLGDFPTDVIYILPTLSQPPSDILMLFKKENTFDPNYQSARRISVMQRIQKYHTLEKYAVEHFREPININSVRRQSLSSIKKSNIEELWRHSRLPLKLPLLQKLQKDESLSVEACLAYNAILKYMGDIPSGHGKNITEITNKIFGGALKHDILRDEIYCQIMKQLTNNKIGLSEERGWQLMWLATGLFACSQALMKELNEFLRTRTHRYAAQCLIRLKKTLRNGQRKYPPYIVEVEAIQNDSKQIFHKVYFPDDTDEAFEVDSSLKANELCTSISNRLGLKYSEGFSLMVKIADKVFSVPENFFFFDYIHQLTEWMRESMPNRGVQWQYQIFFLRKLWVNTYPGRDRNADMIFHFPQEMPKYIRGYHKCTKKEAVLLGALLYRSQFGNDASYLSQIPQMIKELIPMDMIKMQSTSDWKKAISDYYKNNSQYKNMSNEDAKEEFLKYISQWPTFGSAFFEVKQTTDTNYPEVIIIGINKSGVSIIHPTSKDILITYSYSLLSNWSSGNTFFLMTIGNFMRGTKFLCETSLGYKMDDLISSYIAFFQQRKEGM, encoded by the exons ATGAGCAATAATAATAACGTTTTTGTTGTG GGTGATTATATATGGGTGAAAGTTGTtgcaaataatgaaaatgacaTACCAAGTGGATGTAAGATAATTGGTTTGGATAAAAATCGTGTACATGTTGAAGACGATAATCGGAATCGTGCTTGGGTACCTTTACAACAAATATTACGCACGATGCACGTAACATCTGTTAGGGGTGTTGAAGATATGATCACCCTAGGTGATTTACAAGAATATGCCATATTACGTAATTTAAATTTACGTTacaatcaaaaattgatatac acATATTGTGGAAGTATGTTGGTTGCCATTAATCCATACGAAATTTTACCGATTTATACGAACCATGAAATTGAATTgtatcaaaatcgaaaaattaacgAACTATCGCCGCATATATTTGCTGTGGGTGATAGTAGTTATAGAGCGATGAAAAATGATGGTGAAGATCAATGCATTGTGATAag CGGTGAGAGTGGTGCGGGCAAAACAGAGAGTACAAAATTAATACTACAATATTTAGCTGCAATTGGTGGTAAGCATTCATGGATTGAACAGCAAATATTAGAAGCGAATCCAATTTTAGAAGCATTTGGTAATGCAAAAACTGTACGCAATGATAATTCATCACGTTTTGGCAAATATattgatatcaattttaatgCTTCTGGATACATTGAAGGCGCACAAATTGAGCAGTATCTTTTGGAAAAGAGTCGcattgtttatcaaaatattggCGAACGtaattatcatatattttatgatttaatcaATGGTTTaacaaaagatgaaaaaaagaaGTTAGAATTAACAAATGtaacacaatataaatatttaaacggTGGGCAAACATTTGATTGTGATGGACGAAATGAAAATCAG gaaTTACAAACTATAAAAGGCGCTATGAAAGTGTTAAACTTCTCTGATACCGAAATTTGGGATATTTTCAAACTACTTGcaacaattttacatttaggtaatttaaaatatcaatcaaGTGTTGTTTCAAACATGGATGTAGCTGAAATAAACGATTCCACTAATTTAACACGCATTGCAAACTTTCTGGGtacaacaaaatcaaaattaagtgAAGCATTAACTTCGAAAACAATACATACAAATACTGAAAAAATCATTACATCAATGACTCAAGAAAATGCCCAGCAGGCAAGAGATGCATTTGTAAAAGGGATTTATGGacgattatttatatttattgttgaaaaaattaatacggCCACAATTCGTCCAAaaactttgataaaaaattcaattggtATATTAGATATATTTGGCTTTGAGCATTTCAAGACAAATAGTTTTGAAcaattatgtataaattatgcaaacgaaaatttacaacaattttttgtgcAACACATCTTTAAAATGGAGCAAAATGAGTATATAGAAGAAGGTATTCAATGGCAACATATCGATTTTATTGATAATCAACAAATACTAGATTTAATTGGACAGAAACCCATGAATATTATGTCATTAATTGATGAGGAATCCAAATTTCCAAAGGGTACTGATTTAACAATGTTAGCCAAGTTTCATGACCACCataagaataaaaacaattatattaaaccAAAATCAGATTTGAATCCAAGTTTTGGAATTGAACATTTTGCAGGAATTGTTCAATACGATGTGCAag gaTTTTTGGAAAAGAATCGTGATACATTTCATTACGATTTAAAGCAATTAATTCAGCAGTgtgataatcaatttttacaaaatttatttaaagaatctaACAGTGATATTAATCAGCGATCTGGATTAACAACATTATCTTACCAATTCCGTACGTCGGTAGATAATCTAATGAAAACTTTAGGCGCATGTCATCCATTCTTCATAAGATGTATAAAGCCTAACGAACATAAAAAGCCAATg gaaTTCGATAAAACATTATGCTGTCGGCAATTAAGATACTCTGGAATGATGGAAACCGCAAGAATACGTAGTGCGGGTTACCCAATTCGATATGACTATAATGATTTTGTGGATCGTTTTCGTTATTTGGCACATGGAATTCCACCAGCTCACAAAACTGATTGTCGTAGCGCAGCTGAAAAGATTTGTTCAAATGTGTTACCAAATGATTCAGATTATCAATTTggaaataccaaaattttcttaaaaacatttcatgatgatttattagaaaaagaacgttcaaaaatattatcgagatatattttactaatacaaaaaaatattagaatgtGGATTCAACGAAAACGATATTTACAATTGCGGGAAGCCACCATTACTATACAAAAACATTTCCGAGCACGTGGCTATCgacaaaaatatcttattattaaaCGGGGATATTATCGATTACAAGCTGTAATCCGTTCACGGCAATGTTCtcatgaatttcaaaaaattagaaatagtaTTATTAAAGTTCAGGCAAGATGTCGCGGCTATTTAATTCGTAAGTGTAGTAAAAGTGCCAAGGATAAGGAACGATTAAAGAAGACAGCAATGGAGAACGAAAgtgcaaaaattgataataaggATGTTGATGCATATGtggatgatatttttgaaaatgtttttagaaatgAATCGTCGAGTCCAATATCAATGGAAAATATTAGGAat gatGAAGATATTACTAATCAAATTCCTAGGAATCCAAAAGAAATACCTATTCAAATGccacaaaatcaaattattgaagAAGATTTATCCGATTTTAATTTCCGTAAATTTGCAGCAACgtattttgcaaataatttaaaccatCAATACTCAAAGCGAACATTAAAAACGTCATTATTAGATTTACCAGATGATACTGATATATTAAGTGCACAAGCTTTATGGATTACAATTTTGAGATTTATGGGTGATTTACCAGAACCAAGATATTCTACGGAAACAGAAGATAACGTACCAGTAATGACACAATTGTTGGGTAcacttaacaaaaattttgccaATACGAAAGAGTACAAA GAAGGTCTCCGCCAGCAATTGCTGCGAGATGGCAATGGTCACGCAGATcggcaaaaaattataaatttaacattaaaacataaggataaattaaataatatagttcGCTTAGGCCTTTTGGAGGAAGaacatattttccaaaattataataattggttACACTCAAGACGAActacaaatttagaaaaacttcaTTTCATTATTGGGCATGGTATCCTGAAACCAGAATTACGCGATGAAATTTATTGTCAAATTTGTAAGCAATTAACAAATAATCCCACTAATTCATCTCATGCACGTGGCTGGATTCTTCTATCACTATGCCTTGGCTGTTTTCCACCATCACCGCTATTCGTTAATTATCTACGAGAATTCATTAGGCAAGGGCCACCTGGTTATGCGCCGTACTGTGAGAAACGATTAAATCGTACATTTATAAATGGAGCACGTACTCAACCGCCCAGTTGGATTGAATTGCAAGCGActaaatcgaaaaaaccaataATGTTGTCTGTTTACTTCATGGATGATTCCAAACGTAATGTTTTAGCTGATTCTGCAACAACTTCAGAAGAATTAGTTAAACAattagctgaaaatattgagCTACGTGATAAAtttggtttttcaatttttatcacaatttttgataaagttttatCACTTGGAAGTAGTCGGGATCATATCATGGATGCCATTTCCCAATGTGAACAATATGCAAAAGAACAAGGCACTCAAGAACGTGTTGCACCATGGCGATTGTATCTACGAAAAGAAATATTCGCACCATGGTATGATCCATCTTTGGATTCAGTTGCAACGAATTTAATATATCATCAAGTAATTCGTGGTATGAAGTTCGGTGAATATCGATGTAAAACTGATGGGGATATTGCATTAATTGCAGCTCAACAATATTACATTGATTGGAACAAAATGGATTCAAAACTTTTACATCAAGCCGCTCCAAACTATTTACCAACATATTGCTTACAATCGGGATCACAGAGTGTTGGTAAATGGGAGAAGAAAATTGTAAGTGCTTACATAAGTTGTTTTAGTGATCAAGAAAAACGTACTGAACTTGAAGTAAAGCAAAATGTTGTTATGTTTGCAAAACTAACATGGCCGTTGTTATTCTCTCGATattatgaaagtttaaaaatatcagGGCCAGAATTGAGTAAGAATGAGATTGTAATCGGAGTTAATTGGACAGGAGTTTATTTCATTGATGATCAGGAACACATTTTATTGGAATTATCATTTGTTGAAATTGCTCAAGTGAAATATGTCTTGAATCAAAACTCAACTGTACATAGTTTTATAATAACGACCATTGATAAAGAGGAATATGTCTTTCATTCACCAGATGCTGAGGATCTAAGtaaattaatcgattttttcattgatggattgaaaaaattatcaaaatttgttgttgCTTCTCAAGATTATCGACATCCTGGGGACGTTGGTTCGTtcctaacattaaaaaaaggcgACTTAATATGTTTAGAAGATAATATTAATGGAGAAATGTTAATGAAATCAACATGGGGCTACGGAGAATGTAACggcaaattaggtgattttccAACTGATGTTATATACATTTTACCAACTTTATCTCAGCCACCATcagatattttaatgttatttaaaaaagaaaacacattTGATCCAAATTATCAATCAGCACGACGAATAAGTGTAATGCAACGAATACAAAAATATCACACACTTGAAAAATATGCTGTTGAACATTTTAGAGAACCGATCAATATAAATTCAGTTCGACGACAATCATTGTCATCGATTAAGAAATCAAATATTGAGGAATTATGGCGTCATTCACGACTACCTTTAAAATTaccattattacaaaaattacaaaaagatgAAAGTTTAAGTGTTGAGGCGTGTTTAGCATACAATGCAATATTGAAGTACATGGGTGACATACCCAGTGGTCATGGTAAAAATATTACAGAAataaccaacaaaatttttggtggTGCTTTAAAACACGACATTTTACGAGATGAAATTTACTGTCAAATTATGAAACAACTTACAAACAACAAAATCGGTTTAAGTGAAGAACGTGGCTGGCAATTGATGTGGCTTGCTACTGGTTTGTTTGCATGTAGTCAAGCGTTGATGAaagaattaaatgaatttttacgtACACGCACTCATCGATATGCTGCACAATGCTTGATACGTTTAAAGAAAACTCTACGTAATGGGCAAAGGAAATATCCCCCCTATATTGTGGAAGTAGAAGCAATTCAAAATGACAGTAAACAAATATTCCATAAAGTTTACTTTCCAGATGATACAGATGAGGCGTTTGAAGTTGATTCATCTCTTAAAGCTAATGAATTATGTACAAGTATTTCTAATCGGCTTGGGTTAAAATATTCTGAAGGATTTAGTTTAATGGTTAAAATTGCTGATAAAGTATTTTCAGTGCcagaaaactttttcttttttgattacATTCATCAATTAACTGAGTGGATGCGAGAATCTATGCCTAATCGTGGTG ttCAATGGcagtatcaaatatttttcctaaGAAAATTATGGGTAAACACGTATCCTGGACGGGATAGGAATGCTGACATGATATTCCATTTTCCACAAGAAATGCCCAAATATATTCGAGGTTATCACAAATGTACCAAGAAAGAAGCTGTTTTATTGGGTGCTTTATTATATAGAAGTCAATTTGGCAACGATGCAAGCTATCTTTCACAAATTCCACAAATGATTAAGGAACTTATACCCATGGATATGATTAAAATGCAGAGCACATCTGATTGGAAAAAAGCTATAagtgattattataaaaataatagccaatataaaaatatgtctaaTGAAGATGCGAAAgaagagtttttaaaatatatttcacaatGGCCAACATTTGGAAGTgcattttttgaagtgaaacaaACAACAGATACGAATTATCCAGAAGTCATCATTATTGGTATCAACAAAAGTGGTGTCAGTATTATACATCCAACCTCTAAG gatattttaataacatactCATATTCGTTGCTATCGAATTGGTCTTCAGGAAATACATTTTTCCTTATGACAATCGGTAACTTCATGCGTGGTACAAAGTTTTTATGTGAAACATCTTTGGGATACAAAATGGATGATTTAATTTCGTCCTACATAGCATTTTTCCAGCAGAGAAAAGAAGGGATGTAA